Proteins from a genomic interval of Shumkonia mesophila:
- a CDS encoding ParB N-terminal domain-containing protein: protein MKTVLISIAKIRIGNRLRPVNEAWVDVLEASILERAKDREPVHGQEKPIDVGTADGEGLHDLIDGRHRLAALTRAGSKSVWAVVKEMEPRERRLLEIDAQLLHHNLSTFSRAAFLAERKAIYIEIHPETKRGGKGGRRGKAELNDIVSFNFLPFSEETGQKVGLHKDTVTRLTSMYGRLTPASREGIPGSPIEDSRADLDLLSHQSPSRQAKILALVLDPDQPARSVAEAIDRIEGRTRLDAEVKKLNGLLDRWMRMPKGMRRSWVLALPDPQAEEIAALLAERARQHGGGETA, encoded by the coding sequence GGCAACCGCCTGCGGCCGGTCAACGAAGCCTGGGTCGACGTCCTTGAGGCGTCGATCCTGGAACGGGCGAAGGACAGGGAGCCGGTCCACGGCCAGGAGAAACCGATCGACGTCGGTACGGCCGACGGGGAAGGGCTGCATGATCTGATCGATGGCCGCCACCGGCTGGCCGCCCTCACCCGCGCGGGATCGAAGAGCGTGTGGGCCGTGGTGAAGGAGATGGAGCCCCGCGAGCGGCGCCTCCTGGAGATCGACGCCCAGCTGCTGCACCACAACCTCAGCACCTTCTCGCGCGCCGCCTTCCTGGCCGAGCGCAAGGCCATCTACATCGAGATCCACCCCGAGACCAAGCGGGGCGGCAAGGGCGGCCGCAGGGGCAAGGCGGAATTAAACGACATCGTGTCGTTTAATTTCCTGCCCTTCAGCGAGGAGACCGGCCAGAAGGTCGGGCTGCACAAGGACACCGTCACCCGCCTGACCTCGATGTATGGCCGGCTCACGCCGGCGTCGCGGGAGGGCATCCCCGGCAGCCCGATCGAGGACAGCCGGGCCGACCTCGACCTTCTGTCCCACCAGTCCCCCAGCCGGCAGGCGAAGATCCTCGCCCTCGTCCTCGATCCCGACCAGCCCGCCCGCTCGGTGGCCGAGGCCATCGATCGGATCGAGGGGCGCACGCGGCTCGACGCCGAGGTCAAGAAGCTCAACGGCCTGCTCGACCGCTGGATGAGGATGCCGAAGGGCATGCGCCGCAGCTGGGTGCTGGCGCTGCCCGATCCGCAGGCCGAGGAGATCGCGGCCCTGCTCGCCGAGCGCGCCCGCCAGCACGGCGGCGGGGAGACCGCGTGA
- a CDS encoding DNA transposition protein — MVKSRDDRQTMDLLDWQPPTLVKRYEEQTVRASTLRARVAHAVSATLRDSGRDRDEVAAEMGAWLGENVTRNMLDAYASEARREHTIPFLRLLALVHVTGDVRALQLAAEPFGHSVIEDRFLPWVEVGQLAIKKEEIARELDAAHRIARKGGKP, encoded by the coding sequence ATGGTCAAGTCGCGCGACGACCGGCAGACGATGGACCTGCTGGACTGGCAGCCGCCGACGCTGGTCAAGCGGTACGAGGAACAGACGGTCAGGGCCTCGACGCTGCGCGCCCGCGTCGCCCACGCCGTCTCCGCCACCCTGAGGGACAGCGGCCGGGACCGCGACGAGGTGGCGGCCGAGATGGGCGCCTGGCTCGGCGAGAACGTCACCCGCAACATGCTCGACGCCTACGCCTCGGAAGCCCGCCGGGAACACACGATCCCGTTCCTGCGGCTGCTGGCCCTGGTCCATGTCACCGGCGACGTCCGCGCCCTGCAGCTGGCCGCCGAGCCGTTCGGCCATTCCGTCATCGAGGACCGCTTCCTGCCGTGGGTCGAGGTCGGGCAACTGGCCATCAAGAAGGAAGAGATCGCGAGGGAGCTGGACGCGGCCCATCGCATCGCACGCAAGGGGGGAAAACCTTGA
- a CDS encoding transposase domain-containing protein, which yields MNDQWFAPAHLAAMKLPGMPDTERGIRLMAERDGWRARLNMAGEPLARRREGRGGGWEYHSTLLPTRAQMALVRELGAESAPAAPAGRSELWDWFARQPEKRKAVAGERAAAIRAVKILQKGGVQVNLAVATVAHQRAIGASTLYAWFNLVAGIEEADWLPHLCPRHQGRTSVAGLSPEAWEFIKADYLRPEKRPFENCYEDLRQAAAANGWQIPAARTLRRRIEREIPAAIVTLLRDGEEAARRMFPWQERDRTCFHALEAVNADNHTIDVMVRFPDGTVDRPSIIAVQDLYSNKILAWRVDLNPTATGTRLAFYDVFRAYGVMSLAFLDNGREFAAKLITGGQPTRYRFKVTAGEMDGVLTSLGVEVHWCRPYSGQSKPIERAFKEFCQAISTHPAFAGAYTGSSPTTKPANYGSRAVGFDEFMAVFAEGVRQYNARPGRRTRVCGGTMSFDDAFARSYAQSVITKATDEQLRMAMLAAEPVTARTPDGSIHLLGNRFWGEFLHERIGQKVVARFDPDDLHAGVHAYRLDGAYLGFAECWEAVGYLSVDQGREHNRDRKAWLKATKAMAAIERKWTPDMVAALMPEIDETPAPETKTVRMFAGNAAVAVAAPDPAAIQQNEKWFADTFHAGLQVVKGGRED from the coding sequence TTGAACGACCAATGGTTCGCGCCGGCCCATCTGGCGGCGATGAAGCTGCCGGGCATGCCCGACACCGAGCGGGGAATCCGCCTGATGGCCGAGAGGGATGGCTGGCGCGCCCGCCTCAACATGGCCGGCGAGCCGCTGGCCCGCAGGCGCGAGGGACGCGGCGGCGGCTGGGAATACCACTCCACGCTGCTGCCGACCCGCGCGCAGATGGCCCTGGTCAGGGAGCTGGGGGCGGAGAGCGCGCCCGCCGCGCCGGCCGGCCGCTCCGAGCTGTGGGACTGGTTTGCCCGGCAGCCGGAGAAGAGGAAGGCCGTGGCCGGCGAGCGGGCGGCGGCGATCCGCGCCGTCAAGATCCTGCAGAAGGGCGGCGTGCAGGTGAACCTGGCGGTGGCCACGGTGGCCCACCAGCGGGCCATCGGCGCCAGCACGCTCTACGCGTGGTTCAACCTGGTGGCCGGGATCGAGGAGGCCGACTGGCTGCCCCACCTGTGTCCGCGCCACCAGGGGCGGACGTCCGTTGCCGGCCTCTCGCCCGAGGCCTGGGAGTTCATCAAGGCCGACTACCTGCGCCCCGAGAAGCGCCCCTTCGAGAACTGCTACGAGGACCTGCGCCAGGCCGCCGCCGCGAACGGCTGGCAGATCCCGGCGGCGCGCACGCTGCGCCGGCGCATCGAGCGCGAGATCCCGGCGGCGATCGTCACGCTGCTGCGCGACGGCGAGGAGGCGGCCCGCCGCATGTTCCCCTGGCAGGAGCGCGACCGCACCTGCTTCCACGCGCTGGAAGCCGTCAACGCCGACAACCACACCATCGACGTCATGGTCAGGTTCCCCGACGGCACGGTGGACAGGCCCTCGATCATCGCCGTCCAGGACCTCTATTCGAACAAGATCCTGGCCTGGCGCGTCGACCTCAACCCCACCGCCACCGGCACGCGGCTGGCCTTCTACGACGTTTTCCGCGCCTACGGCGTCATGAGCCTCGCCTTCCTCGACAACGGCCGGGAGTTCGCCGCCAAGTTGATCACCGGCGGCCAGCCGACCCGCTACCGCTTCAAGGTCACGGCCGGCGAGATGGACGGCGTGCTGACCAGCCTCGGCGTCGAGGTCCATTGGTGCCGGCCCTATTCGGGGCAGAGCAAGCCGATCGAACGGGCCTTCAAGGAGTTCTGCCAGGCCATCTCGACGCATCCCGCCTTCGCCGGCGCCTACACCGGGTCGAGCCCGACCACGAAGCCGGCGAACTACGGCAGCCGCGCCGTCGGGTTCGACGAGTTCATGGCCGTCTTCGCCGAGGGCGTGCGCCAGTACAACGCGCGGCCCGGCCGGCGCACCCGGGTCTGCGGCGGCACCATGAGTTTCGACGACGCCTTCGCCCGCTCCTACGCCCAGTCCGTCATCACCAAGGCCACCGACGAGCAGCTGCGCATGGCCATGCTGGCGGCCGAGCCGGTGACCGCCCGCACACCCGACGGCTCCATCCACCTGCTGGGCAACCGCTTTTGGGGCGAGTTCCTGCACGAGCGGATCGGCCAGAAGGTGGTGGCCCGCTTCGACCCCGACGATCTGCACGCCGGCGTCCACGCCTATCGGCTCGACGGCGCCTACCTGGGCTTCGCCGAGTGCTGGGAGGCGGTGGGGTATCTCTCGGTCGACCAGGGCCGCGAACACAACCGCGACCGCAAGGCGTGGCTCAAGGCCACCAAGGCGATGGCCGCCATCGAGCGCAAGTGGACCCCCGACATGGTGGCGGCCCTGATGCCCGAGATCGACGAGACCCCGGCCCCCGAGACCAAGACGGTGCGGATGTTCGCGGGCAACGCCGCCGTCGCCGTAGCGGCGCCGGACCCGGCCGCCATCCAGCAGAACGAGAAGTGGTTTGCCGACACTTTCCACGCCGGCCTCCAGGTCGTGAAGGGCGGCCGGGAAGACTGA
- a CDS encoding AAA family ATPase: MLKIKEETTFTAEEMAEIRAKVRAIMEAEGLKQTDIARESGVAYGTFTGWLAGTYQGNNDKVAGEVQIWLGARVEKKRQAARIPEAPGFQMTPTSAEILDMLGYAQTLPGIVVVACGAGVGKTETCRQYAATNPNVWIVTMEPCSSTVYPMLSAIAEKLGLTERVMTRLSRAIGRKMDGAQGLLIVDEAQHLDSKALDQLRSLYDLYGVGIALVGNETVYNRLEGEGRSAGFAQLFSRIDMRKTQPRPKAADMCALIKAWGVEDAEEIRFLKSVARKPGALRVMTKVMKLASMLAAGAGETRAIKHIKAAFERLGTSSTVTE, from the coding sequence ATGCTGAAGATCAAGGAAGAAACCACCTTCACCGCCGAGGAGATGGCCGAGATCCGCGCCAAGGTGCGGGCCATCATGGAGGCCGAGGGGCTGAAGCAGACCGACATCGCCCGCGAATCGGGCGTCGCCTACGGCACCTTCACCGGCTGGCTGGCCGGCACATACCAGGGCAACAACGACAAGGTCGCCGGCGAGGTGCAGATCTGGCTCGGCGCGCGCGTCGAGAAGAAGCGCCAGGCCGCCCGCATCCCCGAGGCGCCCGGCTTCCAGATGACGCCGACCTCGGCTGAGATCCTCGACATGCTGGGGTACGCCCAGACGCTGCCGGGAATCGTCGTGGTCGCCTGCGGTGCCGGCGTCGGCAAAACCGAGACCTGCCGGCAGTACGCCGCCACCAATCCCAACGTCTGGATCGTCACCATGGAGCCGTGCTCGAGCACGGTCTATCCCATGCTGTCGGCGATCGCCGAGAAGCTGGGCCTGACCGAACGGGTGATGACCAGGCTGTCGCGCGCCATCGGCCGCAAGATGGACGGCGCCCAGGGGCTGCTGATCGTCGACGAGGCCCAGCACCTCGACTCCAAGGCGCTCGACCAGCTGCGCTCGCTCTACGACCTCTACGGCGTCGGCATCGCGCTGGTCGGCAACGAGACCGTCTACAACCGGCTGGAGGGCGAGGGCCGCAGCGCCGGCTTCGCCCAGCTGTTCTCGCGGATCGACATGAGGAAGACGCAGCCGCGCCCGAAGGCGGCGGACATGTGCGCGCTGATCAAGGCGTGGGGCGTCGAGGACGCCGAGGAGATCCGGTTCCTGAAATCGGTCGCCCGCAAGCCCGGGGCGCTGCGCGTCATGACCAAGGTGATGAAGCTGGCCTCGATGTTGGCGGCCGGCGCCGGCGAGACGCGCGCCATCAAGCACATCAAGGCCGCGTTCGAGCGCCTCGGCACCTCCTCGACGGTGACGGAATAG
- a CDS encoding helix-turn-helix domain-containing protein yields MSHITIVAIQQSTAHVFGVPVMEMTTARRALAVTRPRQVAMFLARELTPRSLPEIGRAFGGRDHTTVMHAIARIGDLVSSDPDLAANVARAREQVLGLSTGEAASLKDFEVPRLDGPLAERDAEITKLAACISRLTARIAAQDAEIAALRAGAKTSPRARACLKCRQPIVSRYPALCDRCRHENRHVSPLAEGIVA; encoded by the coding sequence ATGAGCCATATCACCATCGTCGCCATCCAGCAGTCGACCGCGCACGTCTTCGGCGTGCCGGTCATGGAAATGACCACCGCCCGGCGTGCCCTGGCGGTCACCCGGCCGCGCCAGGTCGCGATGTTCCTGGCCCGCGAGTTGACCCCCCGCTCGCTGCCGGAGATCGGCCGCGCCTTCGGCGGCCGCGACCACACCACGGTGATGCACGCGATCGCGCGGATCGGCGATCTCGTGTCCAGCGATCCGGATCTGGCGGCCAATGTCGCCCGGGCGCGCGAGCAGGTGTTGGGCTTGTCGACCGGGGAGGCGGCCAGCCTCAAGGATTTTGAGGTGCCCCGGCTCGACGGTCCGCTGGCGGAGCGCGACGCAGAGATCACCAAGCTCGCCGCCTGCATCTCCCGCCTGACCGCGAGGATCGCGGCCCAGGACGCCGAGATCGCGGCGCTGCGGGCGGGGGCGAAAACGTCGCCGCGCGCCCGCGCCTGCCTCAAGTGCCGCCAGCCGATCGTCAGCCGGTATCCCGCCCTCTGCGACCGCTGCCGCCACGAGAACCGGCACGTCTCGCCGCTGGCCGAGGGGATCGTGGCATGA
- a CDS encoding host-nuclease inhibitor Gam family protein has protein sequence MKTLSEIESLARGFSEARRELEENVRGLEEEIAAAKRRRLPAIRELINQAAARKAALVVAIEESRSLFAKPKTHIFHGIRCGYAKAKGRITIADAGAVVALIRKHFPDRFRQLVKVSERPIKAALNHLPAADLKRIGVTVTDAGDVAIAQPTDSEIDKLVDALLGAGEEECEE, from the coding sequence ATGAAAACCCTTTCGGAAATCGAAAGCCTGGCGCGCGGCTTCAGCGAGGCGCGCCGCGAGCTGGAGGAGAACGTGCGGGGGCTGGAGGAGGAGATCGCCGCCGCCAAGCGCCGGCGCCTGCCCGCCATCCGCGAACTGATCAACCAGGCCGCCGCCCGCAAGGCGGCCCTGGTGGTCGCCATCGAGGAGAGCCGCTCCCTGTTCGCGAAGCCGAAGACGCACATCTTCCATGGCATCCGCTGCGGCTACGCCAAGGCCAAGGGCAGGATCACGATCGCCGACGCCGGCGCCGTCGTCGCCCTCATCCGCAAGCATTTCCCGGACCGCTTCAGGCAGCTCGTGAAGGTGAGTGAGAGGCCCATCAAGGCGGCCCTCAACCACCTGCCGGCCGCCGACCTCAAGCGCATCGGCGTCACCGTGACAGACGCCGGCGACGTCGCCATCGCCCAGCCGACCGACAGCGAGATCGACAAGCTGGTCGACGCGCTGCTGGGCGCCGGGGAAGAGGAGTGCGAGGAATGA
- a CDS encoding LexA family transcriptional regulator has translation MRKLVPLSPIQSACLGVIAEYWADLRRAPTFRELRDELDYRSLDSIARLVAILTDKGWLRPRRPNAKHALIPAADVVLPPEGPVEMTTSGQAFLALAQYDNGRV, from the coding sequence ATGAGGAAGCTCGTTCCCCTGTCCCCTATCCAGAGCGCCTGCCTGGGCGTCATCGCCGAGTATTGGGCCGACCTCCGCCGCGCGCCCACGTTCCGGGAACTCCGCGACGAACTTGACTACAGGTCGTTGGATAGCATCGCCCGTCTGGTCGCCATCCTCACCGACAAGGGGTGGCTCCGGCCGCGCCGGCCCAACGCCAAGCATGCCCTGATTCCGGCGGCCGACGTCGTGCTGCCGCCGGAAGGCCCGGTCGAGATGACGACGTCCGGCCAGGCCTTCCTGGCGCTCGCGCAATACGACAACGGGCGGGTGTGA
- a CDS encoding helix-turn-helix domain-containing protein has product MMPAAARQPDLFDVYPDVPGARPADTSIAAAESIADGATRLRERVLAAIREAGALGLTPDEAAAQLELTPFTTRPRFSELARMQLISDSGFRRANTSGRKAIVWWVAETTPNQRDMENDR; this is encoded by the coding sequence ATGATGCCCGCCGCCGCCCGCCAGCCCGATCTGTTCGACGTCTATCCCGACGTCCCGGGCGCGCGGCCGGCGGACACCTCGATCGCGGCGGCCGAGAGCATCGCCGACGGCGCCACCCGCCTGCGCGAGCGGGTGCTGGCGGCGATCCGCGAGGCCGGCGCCCTGGGGCTGACGCCCGACGAGGCGGCGGCCCAGCTGGAGCTGACCCCCTTCACCACGCGCCCCCGGTTCTCGGAGCTGGCGCGGATGCAACTGATTTCAGACAGCGGCTTCCGGCGAGCGAACACCAGCGGCCGCAAGGCCATCGTCTGGTGGGTAGCCGAGACGACGCCCAATCAACGTGACATGGAGAATGATCGATGA
- a CDS encoding HNH endonuclease signature motif containing protein, which translates to MTRFAWTWDDFYAEEARIVKGRGRPIPYSTAELDFIEARRAMIRRELHALFVETFGRTDVSPQNFKALCSRKGWSTGRTGQFPKGHVPANKGQPMPYNPNSARTRFKKGQLPRNTRYAGHERVSKDGYVEISIEETNPHTGFERRYVLKHRWLWEKKNGPVPVGMALKCLDGNRQNTDPSNWKPIPRAMLPRLGGRYGRGYDAAPAEVKPSIMAVAELEHRARQVSARPKNGGGER; encoded by the coding sequence ATGACGCGCTTTGCCTGGACCTGGGACGACTTCTATGCCGAGGAGGCCCGGATAGTGAAGGGCCGGGGCCGGCCTATCCCCTACAGCACGGCGGAACTCGATTTCATCGAGGCGAGGCGGGCCATGATTCGCCGCGAGCTGCATGCGCTTTTCGTAGAGACGTTCGGGCGGACCGACGTCTCACCGCAGAACTTCAAGGCCCTCTGTTCGCGCAAGGGCTGGTCGACCGGCAGGACGGGTCAGTTCCCCAAAGGCCACGTGCCGGCCAACAAGGGCCAGCCGATGCCCTACAACCCCAATTCCGCCCGCACCCGCTTCAAGAAGGGGCAGCTCCCCCGCAACACCAGGTATGCCGGCCACGAGCGGGTGTCGAAGGACGGCTACGTCGAGATCTCCATCGAGGAGACGAACCCCCACACCGGCTTCGAGCGGCGCTACGTCCTGAAGCATCGGTGGCTGTGGGAAAAGAAGAACGGCCCGGTGCCCGTCGGCATGGCGCTCAAGTGCCTCGACGGCAACAGGCAGAACACCGATCCGTCCAACTGGAAGCCGATCCCGCGCGCCATGCTGCCGCGGCTGGGCGGGCGATACGGCCGCGGCTACGACGCCGCGCCGGCCGAGGTCAAGCCGTCGATCATGGCGGTGGCGGAGTTGGAACACCGGGCGCGCCAGGTGTCCGCCCGGCCGAAAAACGGAGGAGGTGAGAGGTGA
- a CDS encoding regulatory protein GemA — MPATARKIDPFRRSLYGKIEIAKKALGLDDETYRDILEARYGKRSRTGLRNPQLVDLVEHFKTLGFKPIRKAPARAGGRPMADGDTQRKIRALWISLYHLGAVSDVSERALVAFVKRVTGGRAEGIDALQWLDGKAAFKAIEALKAMAVRAGVDWSPYKVRTDGLIVDGWDPRSRVMEAQWRRLAALGAVRIADPGALSNWLSRFFRTGPISAANLSDDEKDRAIEALGAMVRRAKADAEVAP, encoded by the coding sequence ATGCCCGCCACCGCCCGCAAGATCGACCCCTTCCGCCGCTCGCTCTACGGCAAGATCGAGATCGCCAAGAAGGCCCTCGGCCTCGACGACGAAACCTATCGCGACATCCTGGAGGCCCGCTACGGCAAGCGCTCCCGCACCGGGCTGCGCAACCCCCAGCTGGTCGACCTCGTCGAGCACTTCAAGACGCTGGGCTTCAAGCCGATCCGCAAGGCGCCGGCGCGAGCCGGCGGCCGGCCGATGGCCGACGGCGATACCCAGCGCAAGATCCGCGCCCTGTGGATCTCGCTCTACCATCTCGGAGCGGTCTCAGACGTCTCCGAGAGGGCTCTCGTCGCCTTTGTGAAGCGCGTCACCGGCGGCCGCGCCGAGGGCATCGACGCGCTGCAATGGCTGGACGGGAAAGCGGCCTTCAAGGCGATCGAGGCGCTGAAGGCGATGGCGGTGCGCGCCGGCGTCGATTGGAGCCCCTACAAGGTGCGCACCGATGGCTTGATCGTCGATGGCTGGGATCCACGGTCCCGGGTGATGGAGGCGCAGTGGCGGCGCCTGGCCGCGCTGGGGGCCGTGCGGATCGCCGACCCGGGCGCGCTGTCGAACTGGCTGTCCCGGTTTTTCCGGACCGGCCCGATCTCGGCGGCCAACCTGTCGGACGACGAGAAGGACCGCGCCATCGAGGCGCTGGGCGCGATGGTGCGCCGGGCCAAGGCGGACGCCGAGGTGGCGCCGTGA
- a CDS encoding L,D-transpeptidase produces the protein MFTLFVNLPRNRWMPGTAHLFGPDGKPVLDNMPCRGKADNKRAAEALNPTRDPARPWGDTPTGTYAPALVTRFDPPHRTFGRYAILLEGVSGQALAAKVNGRTDLAAHGGRGNDNLMATYGCLRLHDRDMEAVAEAVGDDLVTTEIHEQES, from the coding sequence ATGTTCACGCTGTTCGTCAACCTGCCTCGGAACCGCTGGATGCCGGGGACCGCCCACCTGTTCGGCCCCGACGGCAAGCCGGTGCTCGACAACATGCCCTGTCGCGGCAAGGCCGACAACAAGCGGGCCGCCGAGGCCCTCAATCCGACCCGCGACCCGGCGCGGCCGTGGGGCGACACCCCCACCGGCACCTACGCGCCGGCCCTGGTCACCCGCTTCGACCCGCCGCACCGTACCTTCGGGCGCTACGCCATCCTGCTCGAAGGCGTCTCCGGACAGGCGCTGGCGGCCAAGGTCAACGGGCGCACCGATCTCGCCGCCCACGGCGGCCGGGGCAACGACAACCTGATGGCCACCTACGGGTGCCTGCGCCTTCACGACCGCGACATGGAGGCCGTCGCCGAGGCGGTGGGCGACGACCTGGTCACCACAGAGATCCACGAGCAGGAGAGCTGA
- a CDS encoding DUF2730 family protein — MDFETTRLLISALMLIVSIGSAWFAYRVKQRQADKDEVKELRDRIMRAEARLEETPTSKALHELALSISGFGGDLKAVTARLDGLGKIVERLETVTDRQETYLLTGGGK, encoded by the coding sequence ATGGACTTCGAAACCACGCGGCTTCTGATCAGCGCCCTGATGCTGATCGTCTCCATCGGGTCGGCGTGGTTCGCCTACCGGGTCAAGCAGCGCCAGGCCGACAAGGATGAGGTCAAGGAACTGCGCGACCGCATCATGAGGGCCGAGGCGCGGCTCGAAGAGACGCCGACCTCCAAGGCCCTGCACGAGTTGGCCCTGTCGATCTCCGGATTCGGCGGCGATCTGAAGGCCGTGACGGCCCGCCTCGACGGGCTGGGGAAGATCGTCGAGCGACTGGAAACCGTCACGGACCGGCAGGAGACCTACCTCCTGACCGGCGGAGGGAAGTGA
- a CDS encoding VpaChn25_0724 family phage protein: MDYRQVVTENRRIAILHILAGDPGYSVNDSVMQTALETIGHTASRDVIRGDFAWLAEQGLVRVDVVNAIIHVARLTERGAEVEAGRATVPGVKRPSPHD; this comes from the coding sequence ATGGACTACCGCCAAGTCGTCACCGAGAACCGCCGCATCGCCATCCTGCACATCCTGGCGGGCGACCCCGGGTATTCCGTCAACGATTCGGTGATGCAGACGGCGCTCGAGACCATCGGCCACACCGCCAGCCGCGACGTGATCCGCGGGGACTTCGCGTGGCTGGCCGAGCAGGGCCTGGTGCGGGTCGACGTCGTCAACGCCATCATCCACGTCGCCCGCCTGACCGAGCGCGGCGCCGAGGTCGAGGCCGGCCGCGCCACGGTGCCGGGAGTCAAACGCCCCAGCCCCCACGATTGA
- a CDS encoding DUF3486 family protein, with protein MPVKSTIKTLPEAVLARLNFMLAEDALTIDQVVAWLDEQGVPRSRSAVGRYKQDLDKVARRLRESREITTALTKELGDAAAQGKQGRLLVEMARTLVFDMMMKMQDVKAGLSAMDVAFLGKGLAELGRALRFDQDFETKVREQVAKEERQKAAETVDKVAKSQGLTAEQAAFIRGSILGVPVEGQDG; from the coding sequence ATGCCCGTCAAATCCACGATCAAGACCCTGCCCGAGGCCGTCCTGGCCCGCCTCAACTTCATGCTGGCCGAGGACGCGCTGACCATCGACCAGGTGGTGGCCTGGCTCGACGAGCAGGGAGTCCCCCGGTCGCGCTCGGCGGTCGGCCGCTACAAGCAGGACCTCGACAAGGTCGCCCGGCGTCTCCGCGAAAGCCGCGAGATCACCACGGCGCTGACGAAGGAACTGGGAGACGCCGCGGCCCAGGGCAAGCAGGGCCGGCTTTTGGTCGAGATGGCGCGGACGCTGGTCTTCGACATGATGATGAAGATGCAGGATGTCAAAGCGGGCTTGAGCGCGATGGACGTCGCCTTCCTCGGCAAGGGCCTGGCCGAGCTGGGCCGCGCGCTGCGCTTCGACCAGGACTTCGAGACCAAGGTCCGCGAGCAGGTGGCGAAGGAGGAGCGGCAGAAGGCGGCGGAGACGGTGGACAAGGTGGCCAAGTCCCAGGGGCTGACCGCCGAGCAGGCGGCCTTCATCCGCGGCAGCATTCTCGGCGTGCCCGTGGAGGGCCAGGATGGATGA